A part of Bacillus rossius redtenbacheri isolate Brsri chromosome 1, Brsri_v3, whole genome shotgun sequence genomic DNA contains:
- the LOC134528115 gene encoding uncharacterized protein LOC134528115, with protein sequence MKGPALKQAIQQVLGACLAVGLKVVATVCDMGTNNVSALRGLGAKFPDPVFDYEGHKMVVFFDPPHLLKCTRNMFESHVVRGVKVRGNVTVSGAARWEHLQRMYEEDKNNSIFRLAPKLTDAHLTPTSSDRMKVATAAQVMSHTVAATLHSFVSRDILPIEATITASFVADVDAIFDSFNGTEQYPQSGKPLRCALSANSPHIEFWQDEAKSKVQKWEFCFDPTADRRLNRERKQKPPPLTPGKHRSLVSRPPSQWGWITSMNAAVHVWRVLSEAGFRFLQLRNLNQDALENLFGAIRSYCGSNYNPTIYQFSAALKTAVINSLAFKGYSGNCQADHATVLSDLHTFLFGLEPSDKNASSGDVVVKPCYDSYVNAVADIENAVQCGDISVLPDAYVAGYIVRKVLKKVVCEECSRLLVGSEEDFCNTAICFKEFSDTTSRLTYPSQCTVKLVRQCALLFEGIMASISHSNDLLKTVSIEFENKCDFMWLKEGKCQEHLDIIKNFLMKGICEILVRWWCKRVNRNLISSKKMKKHCRKMSVLSHR encoded by the exons CCAGCCCTGAAACAAGCCATTCAACAGGTGCTGGGTGCGTGTTTAGCTGTTGGGTTAAAAGTAGTGGCCACTGTATGCGACATGGGGACAAACAATGTTTCTGCTCTTAGAGGACTCGGAGCAAAGTTTCCGGACcctgtttttgattatgaagggCACAAAATGGTAGTATTTTTTGATCCACCACATCTCTTAAAGTGCACAAGAAACATGTTCGAAAGTCATGTTGTGAGAGGTGTGAAAGTGAGAGGAAATGTCACTGTTAGTGGAGCGGCCCGTTGGGAACATTTGCAAAGGATGTATGAAGAGGATAAGAACAACTCCATTTTCAGACTTGCCCCAAAACTTACAGATGCCCACCTCACACCTACCTCCAGTGACCGGATGAAAGTTGCAACTGCTGCACAAGTAATGAGCCATACTGTGGCAGCAACTTTGCACAGCTTTGTCAGTAGAG atattttGCCAATCGAAGCTACTATTACAGCTTCATTTGTGGCAGATGTGGATGCTATCTTTGATAGCTTTAATGGAACTGAACAGTATCCACAGTCTGGCAAGCCATTGAGGTGTGCACTGTCTGCCAACAGCCCACATATTGAATTCTGGCAAGATGAAGCTAAAAGCAAAGTTCAGAAATGGGAGTTTTGCTTTGATCCAACTGCTGATCGAAGACTAAACAGAGAAAGGAAACAAAAGCCTCCACCACTAACGCCTGGTAAGCATCGTAGTTTGGTATCTCGTCCTCCTTCACAGTGGGGCTGGATTACATCTATGAATGCTGCAGTTCATGTGTGGCGTGTTTTGTCGGAAGCTGGGTTTCGGTTCCTGCAGCTTAGGAACCTTAACCAGGATGCTTTGGAAAACTTGTTTGGAGCAATTCGATCTTACTGTGGGTCTAATTATAACCCAACAATATATCAGTTCTCAGCAGCATTGAAGACAGCTGTTATCAACAGTTTGGCATTTAAAGGTTACTCTGGTAATTGTCAGGCAGATCACGCAACAGTTTTGAGTGATTTACATACTTTTCTTTTTGGACTTGAACCCTCTGATAAAAATGCTAGTTCTGGTGATGTAGTTGTGAAGCCTTGTTATGACAGTTATGTTAATGCAGTGGCAGATATTGAAAATGCAGTTCAGTGTGGAGACATATCTGTACTGCCTGATGCATATGTGGCTGGTTATATAGTCCGTAAAGTGTTGAAGAAGGTTGTGTGTGAAGAGTGCAGTAGGCTGTTAGTGGGTAGTGAAGAAGACTTTTGTAACACAGCAATATGTTTCAAAGAGTTTTCAGATACCACCAGCAGATTAACTTATCCATCAcagtgtacagttaaattagtcaGGCAATGTGCATTACTGTTTGAAGGAATTATGGCTAGTATTTCGCACTCCAATGATCTGCTAAAAACAGTATCCattgaatttgaaaataaatgtgaCTTTATGTGGTTGAAGGAAGGTAAATGTCAGGAACATTTGGACATCATCAAAAATTTCCTTATGAAGGGAATCTGTGAGATTTTAGTGAGGTGGTGGTGTAAGAGGGTAAACAGAAACTTAATTTCatccaagaaaatgaaaaagcacTGTAGGAAAATGTCAGTTCTGTCACACAGGTAG